A window of the Thermus albus genome harbors these coding sequences:
- a CDS encoding DegT/DnrJ/EryC1/StrS family aminotransferase, producing the protein MEGIKGRIPILDLTPEVEELWDHLMAAITRVLRSGQFILGPEVEAFEREVAEYLGVRHAIGVNSGTDALVIGLRALGIGPGDEVITTPFTFFATAEAISLVGATPVFVDIDPKTFNINPELIPAAITPRTKAILPVHLYGCPADMDPILALAEEHGLKVLEDSAQAFGATYRGRKVGTLGHAGAFSFFPSKNLGAYGDGGLLVTNDDGVAEVARMLRAHGSRRKYHNEMVGYNSRLDALQAAILRVKLPHVDRWNAQRREVASRYNQLLAGIPGVVVPEISEGHVFHQYTVRILGGRRDEVQKALAEAGIGTMVYYPVPLHLLPVYGYPEGILPMAEGAAKEALSMPMFPNLSPGLLAKVVQHIKELLLE; encoded by the coding sequence ATGGAGGGTATAAAGGGCCGCATCCCCATCCTGGACCTTACCCCGGAGGTGGAGGAGCTTTGGGATCACCTCATGGCGGCCATCACCCGGGTACTGCGTTCGGGCCAGTTCATCCTAGGCCCTGAGGTGGAGGCCTTTGAGCGGGAGGTGGCGGAATACCTGGGGGTGAGGCATGCCATCGGGGTTAACTCGGGCACCGATGCCCTGGTTATCGGTCTGAGGGCCTTGGGCATAGGCCCGGGGGATGAGGTCATCACCACGCCCTTCACCTTTTTCGCCACCGCTGAGGCCATCAGCCTGGTGGGGGCCACCCCGGTCTTTGTGGACATAGACCCCAAGACCTTCAACATCAATCCCGAGCTCATCCCCGCCGCCATTACCCCGCGCACCAAGGCCATACTTCCGGTGCACCTCTATGGCTGCCCCGCTGATATGGACCCCATCCTGGCCCTGGCGGAGGAGCACGGGCTTAAGGTCCTGGAGGATAGCGCCCAGGCCTTTGGGGCCACTTATCGCGGGAGGAAGGTGGGGACCTTGGGGCATGCGGGGGCTTTTTCCTTCTTCCCCAGCAAGAACCTGGGGGCCTACGGGGATGGTGGTCTTCTGGTGACCAACGACGATGGGGTGGCCGAGGTGGCGCGGATGCTTAGGGCTCACGGCTCGAGGAGAAAGTATCATAACGAAATGGTGGGGTATAACTCTCGCCTGGATGCCCTGCAAGCTGCCATACTGCGGGTTAAGCTGCCCCACGTGGACCGTTGGAATGCCCAAAGGCGAGAGGTAGCCAGCCGGTATAACCAACTCTTGGCGGGTATACCGGGTGTGGTGGTCCCTGAAATCTCCGAGGGGCACGTGTTTCATCAGTACACGGTGCGCATCCTCGGAGGCAGGCGGGATGAGGTACAAAAGGCCTTGGCGGAAGCGGGTATTGGCACCATGGTTTACTACCCGGTTCCCCTCCATCTCTTGCCGGTGTACGGATACCCAGAGGGGATTCTCCCGATGGCTGAGGGGGCCGCTAAAGAAGCTTTATCCATGCCTATGTTTCCGAATTTATCACCTGGGCTATTGGCAAAGGTGGTTCAACACATCAAAGAGCTCCTCCTGGAATGA
- a CDS encoding glycosyltransferase family 4 protein, giving the protein MNLWIFNHYAHPPDLPGGTRHFDLGRELVKRGHQVTIFASSFHHYLRRETRLGPKEQWKMEEVEGVRFIWLRTPPYPGNDWRRVRSMVSFMFRVWRIARQVPKLAPEVGKPDVVIGSSPHLLTPLAAYWVARLYRVPFVMEVRDLWPQTFIDMGEFDEHHPLIRALQVLERYLYHKADTIITLLPLADKYIVSRGVSEGKIIWIPNGVDLSRFGHVSDECPSGEEFRVMYFGAHGRANALDVLIQGARIVQDRGFGEIKFVLVGDGPEKPALVELAKKLAVDNVEFRPPVPKDKVVEVLCEADAFVLNLEESEVFKYGISSNKLFDYMAMSRPIVFAVNTPSNPVEDAGCGFTVPPRDPQALADAIIKLYQMPMEERRAMGRRGREYVEKYHAIPVLAEGLNKRLQELLL; this is encoded by the coding sequence ATGAACCTTTGGATCTTCAACCACTATGCTCACCCACCTGACCTACCCGGGGGGACCAGGCATTTTGACCTTGGGCGAGAGCTTGTGAAGAGGGGGCATCAGGTTACGATTTTTGCTTCCAGCTTTCACCATTACCTTCGTCGGGAAACTCGCTTGGGGCCAAAGGAGCAGTGGAAGATGGAGGAGGTTGAGGGGGTCAGGTTCATTTGGCTTCGCACCCCTCCGTACCCGGGAAACGATTGGCGCCGGGTCCGAAGCATGGTGAGCTTTATGTTCAGGGTGTGGAGGATTGCGCGGCAAGTGCCCAAGCTTGCGCCCGAAGTTGGCAAGCCGGATGTGGTAATCGGGTCTTCACCGCACCTCCTTACGCCCCTAGCGGCCTACTGGGTCGCACGGCTTTACCGTGTGCCCTTTGTGATGGAGGTTCGTGATCTTTGGCCTCAGACATTTATTGATATGGGGGAGTTTGATGAACATCACCCGTTGATCCGCGCTTTGCAGGTGCTTGAAAGGTATCTTTACCACAAGGCAGACACCATCATTACCTTGCTGCCGCTGGCAGACAAATACATCGTTAGTCGGGGGGTTTCTGAGGGAAAAATCATTTGGATACCTAACGGTGTGGATCTCTCAAGGTTCGGCCATGTTTCTGACGAGTGTCCTTCGGGTGAGGAATTCAGGGTTATGTACTTCGGGGCCCATGGTCGTGCAAATGCCCTTGATGTGCTAATTCAGGGAGCGAGGATCGTTCAGGACCGCGGTTTCGGTGAGATCAAGTTTGTCTTAGTTGGTGATGGGCCTGAAAAGCCCGCCTTAGTCGAACTTGCCAAGAAGTTGGCTGTAGACAACGTTGAGTTCCGTCCGCCAGTGCCAAAGGACAAAGTTGTGGAAGTTCTATGTGAGGCTGATGCTTTTGTACTCAACCTTGAAGAGAGTGAAGTATTTAAATATGGGATTAGCTCAAACAAACTCTTTGACTACATGGCAATGTCAAGGCCTATTGTTTTCGCTGTTAATACCCCTAGTAATCCTGTTGAGGATGCTGGCTGCGGTTTTACCGTGCCGCCTCGGGATCCACAAGCACTTGCCGACGCTATCATTAAGCTTTACCAAATGCCCATGGAGGAGCGCAGGGCAATGGGTCGCCGTGGTCGGGAGTATGTTGAGAAATACCATGCCATTCCCGTGTTGGCAGAGGGTCTCAATAAGCGCTTGCAAGAACTGCTACTTTAG
- a CDS encoding acyltransferase, with amino-acid sequence MEYFVHESAFVDEGAKVGRNSRIWHFSHVMAGAEIGEECTLGQNVFVAKGVRIGRGCKIQNNVSLYEGVTLEDYVFVGPSAVFTNVRTPRAAFPRNRSEDYLKTMVRRGATIGANATIVCGVTIGEWAFVAAGAVVTKDVPPYALVAGVPARVVGYACECGLPLKFSPGEEGEEATCRECGRQYRKVGERVWRV; translated from the coding sequence ATGGAATACTTTGTGCACGAGTCGGCCTTTGTGGACGAGGGGGCCAAAGTGGGCCGGAATAGCCGCATTTGGCACTTTAGCCACGTGATGGCCGGGGCGGAGATCGGGGAGGAGTGTACCCTGGGGCAAAACGTTTTCGTGGCCAAGGGGGTGAGGATAGGCCGGGGATGCAAAATCCAAAACAACGTCTCCCTTTACGAAGGCGTCACCCTCGAGGACTACGTTTTTGTCGGCCCCAGCGCGGTGTTCACCAACGTGCGCACCCCGCGGGCGGCCTTTCCCCGCAATCGGAGCGAGGACTATCTGAAAACCATGGTGCGAAGGGGGGCCACCATCGGGGCCAATGCCACCATCGTGTGCGGGGTAACCATCGGGGAGTGGGCCTTTGTGGCCGCTGGGGCGGTGGTAACCAAGGACGTGCCCCCTTATGCCCTGGTGGCAGGGGTGCCGGCCCGGGTGGTGGGTTACGCGTGCGAATGCGGCCTGCCCCTAAAGTTTTCTCCTGGCGAGGAGGGGGAGGAGGCCACCTGCCGGGAGTGCGGAAGGCAGTATAGGAAAGTGGGTGAGAGGGTATGGAGGGTATAA
- a CDS encoding Gfo/Idh/MocA family protein has protein sequence MTRFALIGVAGYIAPRHLKAIKEVGGDLVAALDPFDAVGILDGYFPNAQFFREPEVFEAYLEDHPVDWVSVVSPNYLHEAHIRLGLRQGAHVLCEKPLVLEPEALDRLAAMEARTGKRVFTVLQLRVHPALVALRERLRGEREAKEVVLTYITSRGPWYQKSWKADEAKSGGVATNIGIHFFDLLLWYFGGVQAGEVHLRTPTTVAGYLELERARVRWFLSIDASFLPREALARGQRTYRSIVFDGQELEFSEGFTELHTEVYRHTLAGAGFGLEEARPGVELAAWVRRAEVVSPRLGSPHPFLR, from the coding sequence ATGACCCGGTTTGCCCTGATCGGTGTCGCCGGTTACATCGCCCCCCGCCACCTCAAGGCCATTAAGGAGGTGGGGGGGGATTTGGTGGCCGCCCTAGACCCTTTCGATGCCGTGGGCATCCTGGATGGCTATTTCCCTAACGCCCAGTTTTTCCGGGAGCCCGAGGTGTTTGAGGCCTACCTGGAGGACCATCCCGTGGACTGGGTTTCCGTGGTGAGCCCCAACTACCTGCACGAGGCCCATATCCGCCTTGGCCTGCGGCAGGGTGCCCATGTGCTGTGCGAGAAGCCCTTGGTCCTGGAGCCTGAGGCCTTGGACCGCCTGGCGGCCATGGAGGCCCGCACCGGGAAGCGGGTGTTCACGGTCCTGCAGCTACGGGTGCACCCGGCCCTGGTGGCCCTTAGGGAGAGACTAAGGGGCGAACGGGAGGCCAAGGAGGTGGTGCTCACCTATATCACCAGCCGGGGCCCCTGGTACCAGAAAAGCTGGAAGGCGGACGAGGCGAAAAGCGGGGGGGTGGCTACCAACATCGGCATCCACTTCTTTGACCTCCTCCTTTGGTATTTTGGGGGGGTGCAGGCGGGGGAGGTCCACCTGCGAACCCCTACCACCGTAGCCGGCTATCTGGAACTGGAAAGGGCCCGGGTGCGATGGTTTCTCTCCATTGACGCCTCCTTCCTCCCTCGGGAAGCCTTGGCCCGGGGCCAGCGCACCTATCGTTCCATCGTTTTTGACGGCCAGGAGCTGGAGTTCTCAGAAGGGTTTACCGAGCTTCACACCGAGGTCTACCGCCACACCTTAGCCGGGGCGGGTTTTGGCCTCGAGGAGGCGCGGCCTGGCGTGGAGCTGGCGGCTTGGGTGCGCCGGGCCGAGGTGGTCTCCCCCCGCCTGGGAAGCCCTCACCCCTTTTTGCGATGA
- a CDS encoding glycosyltransferase family 4 protein: protein MIKIMAPEIPLYEPRGENKGSARQSFLVLKRLLRKVPLIYGFVIAVAGYSRFRDILSRFTQPQIAEMKFSKVLVFHEWRLAYTYLERIGRQRGQKIFLMSHSPVEWAREYADTLRLYAGSSLLSEVVYRFYVEKEIATWLSCDGLLAPSRHSLDGYFASYGRKRVEELQVIEVPTGVKELVPQRSPEETRKAWGIPQGAKVLGFFGRRHPHKGYDIFCELASAALREAPELVFVSAGDGPVSCPSLPNLVHLGFLREDRLADAIAACDIVIVPNRVNYFDLIILEAMSLGKSVITTRVGGAKSITSPGVSFLEKLDSGTILSTISELFLEELRLEEKGKANRLLYEQFYSLHAFGKRHLNLARSLLL, encoded by the coding sequence GTGATTAAGATCATGGCTCCTGAGATACCACTTTATGAACCACGAGGAGAAAATAAAGGTAGTGCGAGGCAGAGCTTTTTGGTTTTGAAGCGCCTTTTACGGAAAGTGCCCCTAATCTACGGTTTTGTCATTGCAGTCGCGGGATACTCTAGATTTAGAGACATTTTAAGTCGCTTCACCCAACCCCAAATTGCCGAGATGAAATTTTCAAAGGTATTGGTGTTTCACGAATGGCGACTTGCTTATACCTATCTTGAAAGGATTGGTCGTCAAAGGGGGCAAAAGATTTTCTTGATGTCCCACTCGCCCGTTGAATGGGCACGGGAATACGCGGATACCTTGCGGTTGTACGCAGGCAGTTCCCTTCTATCGGAAGTTGTCTATAGATTTTACGTCGAAAAAGAAATAGCAACTTGGCTTTCCTGCGATGGTCTTCTGGCGCCAAGCCGTCACTCTCTGGACGGATATTTTGCGAGCTACGGACGGAAAAGGGTCGAGGAGCTTCAGGTCATAGAGGTACCGACTGGTGTCAAAGAGCTGGTACCCCAACGGTCTCCCGAGGAAACCCGCAAGGCCTGGGGTATTCCCCAGGGGGCAAAGGTGCTGGGATTTTTTGGGCGGAGGCATCCCCATAAGGGCTACGACATTTTTTGTGAGTTAGCTTCTGCTGCTTTACGCGAGGCGCCAGAGCTGGTGTTTGTGAGTGCGGGGGATGGGCCGGTATCGTGCCCTAGCTTGCCGAACCTTGTCCATTTGGGATTTCTCAGGGAGGATCGACTTGCTGATGCTATAGCAGCTTGTGATATTGTTATCGTGCCCAATCGGGTGAATTACTTTGACTTAATAATCTTGGAAGCCATGTCTCTTGGCAAATCAGTAATCACGACACGTGTTGGAGGGGCAAAGAGCATTACTTCACCTGGAGTATCCTTCTTGGAAAAACTTGATTCTGGAACTATTTTATCTACTATATCAGAGTTATTCTTAGAAGAACTCCGGTTGGAGGAAAAAGGCAAAGCCAATCGGCTCTTATATGAGCAATTTTATAGTCTTCATGCATTTGGAAAGCGCCATTTAAACCTTGCTCGGTCTCTTCTTTTGTGA
- a CDS encoding glycosyltransferase, which yields MRKMRLLQILPNFGPGGAERMVTHLLLRLDRNRFQVAAVSLFDRQGTDLEAMLERAGVPVWYLGKHRGFDPRMFGRLEGVFREFRPDIVHTHRYVLRYLLPSVLSQRARAWIHTVHTLAEKEVDFVGKWVHRLAFRLGVVPVAIAQEVAQSLERVYGMKNVPLIPNGIPVSEYALGEKARRAWRKQEGFEETEVLIVSVARLSPQKDPFTLLQAFSFVVWQHPKLCLLVVGDGPLRSELEEMAKRLGLADRVRFLGVRTDVPEVLAGADVFVLSSRYEGNPLSVMEAMAAGKPVVATAVGGVPELVEDGVSGILVPPGDVEALARAIARLVEDVGLRLRLGQEASNRAREQFDVGFMVRQYETLYERLLAKG from the coding sequence ATGCGTAAGATGCGCCTTCTTCAGATCCTTCCCAACTTCGGCCCCGGTGGGGCGGAGCGAATGGTCACACATTTACTACTGCGCCTTGATCGGAACCGTTTTCAGGTGGCTGCGGTTTCGCTGTTTGATAGGCAGGGCACGGATCTGGAGGCTATGCTGGAGCGCGCAGGTGTGCCAGTTTGGTACTTGGGCAAACATCGGGGGTTTGACCCAAGAATGTTTGGCCGCCTCGAGGGGGTGTTTCGGGAGTTTCGGCCTGACATTGTCCACACGCACCGGTACGTGCTGCGTTACCTCCTGCCCTCGGTTCTTTCTCAGCGGGCGCGGGCCTGGATCCATACGGTTCACACCCTTGCGGAAAAGGAGGTGGATTTTGTGGGAAAATGGGTCCACCGGCTGGCTTTTCGCTTAGGGGTGGTGCCAGTGGCCATTGCTCAGGAGGTGGCCCAAAGCCTTGAGCGGGTGTATGGCATGAAAAATGTTCCCTTGATACCCAACGGCATTCCCGTATCTGAATACGCCCTTGGAGAGAAGGCGAGGAGGGCTTGGCGCAAGCAGGAGGGTTTTGAGGAAACGGAGGTACTCATCGTTTCCGTGGCAAGACTCAGCCCGCAGAAGGATCCGTTTACCCTCCTCCAAGCCTTCTCTTTTGTAGTCTGGCAACATCCGAAGCTTTGCCTTCTCGTGGTAGGGGATGGCCCCCTCCGTTCGGAGCTGGAGGAGATGGCAAAGCGCTTGGGTCTTGCTGACAGGGTCCGCTTTTTGGGAGTAAGGACAGACGTTCCGGAGGTCTTGGCGGGGGCGGATGTGTTTGTCTTATCTTCCCGCTATGAGGGAAACCCTCTTTCGGTCATGGAGGCCATGGCGGCGGGCAAGCCTGTCGTTGCTACTGCCGTGGGGGGTGTACCCGAGCTGGTGGAGGATGGGGTGAGTGGGATACTGGTACCGCCGGGAGACGTGGAAGCTTTAGCCCGGGCCATCGCAAGATTGGTTGAGGACGTGGGACTTAGATTGCGTTTGGGACAAGAAGCGTCCAATCGGGCAAGGGAACAATTTGATGTGGGATTTATGGTGCGGCAATATGAAACCCTATATGAGCGACTTTTGGCGAAAGGCTAG
- a CDS encoding glycosyltransferase family 4 protein — protein sequence MDLKVVPMYPRGQPVHPESRDVLPLAEVEPLFSWRIFRSAWRMVLRFPKKALQALLLLFTPNPRHLLKNLAVYPKGLWLADLAIRWGANHIHAHWAATTSSMAMVASHVSGVPWSLTAHRWDVVENNVLPQKADRALFFRCISEKTKSMALERGVPPEKVVVLHLGVPLPLGSRKISKGYAKGETFVLLCPAAFLPIKGHKYLLEALRLLPEHVHLWLAGEGPLKSELMSLVQNLGLESRVRFLGYLAHDKLLELYSEGLVDAVVLPSVDLGEGLNEGIPVALIEALAFGYPVVATATGGIPELLAEGAGLLVPDKSPEALAQAISQLVYDENLRKELGRRGRLRVEQEFAVEKVVRTLLALMGKDS from the coding sequence GTGGACCTCAAGGTGGTGCCCATGTACCCTCGAGGCCAACCCGTCCATCCCGAGTCCCGGGATGTGCTGCCCTTAGCGGAGGTTGAACCTCTTTTTTCTTGGCGCATATTTAGAAGCGCCTGGCGAATGGTCCTACGTTTTCCCAAGAAGGCCCTACAGGCCCTCTTGCTTCTATTCACCCCTAACCCACGCCACCTGCTGAAAAACCTGGCGGTCTATCCCAAGGGGCTTTGGCTGGCTGATCTGGCTATCCGTTGGGGAGCAAACCACATTCACGCGCACTGGGCCGCTACGACCTCTTCTATGGCCATGGTGGCGAGCCATGTATCGGGCGTACCTTGGAGCTTAACAGCACATCGCTGGGATGTGGTGGAGAACAACGTCCTTCCTCAAAAAGCCGATCGCGCCCTATTCTTCCGATGTATTTCAGAAAAAACAAAATCCATGGCCCTGGAAAGGGGTGTGCCGCCTGAGAAGGTGGTGGTTTTACACCTCGGTGTGCCCCTGCCGTTGGGGTCTAGGAAAATTTCTAAGGGATACGCAAAAGGAGAAACTTTCGTTCTCCTGTGTCCAGCTGCTTTCCTTCCCATAAAAGGACACAAATACCTTCTGGAGGCCTTACGTCTTTTGCCTGAGCATGTTCACCTCTGGCTTGCGGGTGAAGGGCCACTGAAATCCGAATTGATGTCCTTGGTGCAGAATCTGGGTTTGGAGAGTCGGGTACGGTTTTTGGGGTACCTTGCCCACGATAAGCTATTGGAGCTTTACTCAGAGGGGTTAGTGGATGCCGTGGTGTTGCCCAGCGTGGACTTGGGAGAAGGCCTTAATGAGGGTATACCCGTAGCCCTCATTGAGGCTCTAGCCTTTGGCTATCCTGTGGTGGCCACGGCTACTGGAGGGATTCCCGAACTTTTGGCGGAAGGGGCAGGTTTGTTGGTACCAGATAAATCACCCGAAGCCTTGGCGCAGGCGATTTCACAGCTTGTGTACGATGAGAACTTGCGCAAGGAGTTAGGTCGCCGGGGCCGCCTCAGAGTAGAGCAGGAGTTTGCGGTAGAAAAAGTGGTGCGAACCTTATTGGCGCTTATGGGGAAGGACAGCTAA
- a CDS encoding oligosaccharide flippase family protein, protein MTKVGPRGFLSGGLVPNILALYGVHVANYLFPLLTVPYLARVLGPKEWGLLAFAQAFAGYLQLVVEYGFGLSATRQVAQARDSLKGRAEILAGVLGAKLLLSLLILGLAFAIAPLLRDRFHGHTPLFWAAVFWALVGAYSPLWYFQGLERMRLVALLDVASRAVALVLLFLLVKGPEDAAKVLLLQGGASLGATALALWLAYREVPWVWPRLPLVAQALRTGFSLFLFRGAVSLYTLGNTFILGLLAPPQAVGYYAGAEKISKAFLGLFSPIGQALYPRIGHLVHEGREGVREAARLARGGLYLLGLGGVALGAFVWLSAPLLVRVLLGAGYEEAVPVLRILAFLIPLIALSQVLGIQWMLPQGMDRPFNAIIMGAGLWNLALALLLAPRLQHLGMAMAVVVAEVWVTVAMWVYLRRRGKDPLTLAKGGEA, encoded by the coding sequence GTGACTAAGGTAGGCCCTAGAGGGTTCCTTTCAGGGGGTTTAGTCCCAAACATCCTAGCCCTCTACGGGGTCCACGTGGCCAACTACCTCTTCCCCCTCCTCACTGTTCCTTACCTGGCCCGGGTCCTGGGGCCCAAGGAATGGGGCCTTTTGGCCTTTGCCCAGGCCTTTGCCGGATACCTCCAGCTTGTGGTGGAGTACGGCTTTGGGCTTTCCGCCACCCGTCAGGTGGCCCAGGCCCGGGACTCCCTCAAGGGACGGGCTGAGATCTTGGCGGGGGTTTTGGGGGCCAAACTCCTCCTTTCCCTTCTGATCTTGGGCCTGGCTTTCGCCATCGCTCCCCTTTTGCGGGACCGTTTTCATGGGCATACCCCCCTCTTTTGGGCCGCGGTGTTCTGGGCTTTAGTGGGGGCCTATAGCCCCCTTTGGTATTTCCAGGGATTGGAGCGGATGCGCCTGGTGGCCCTGCTGGACGTGGCCTCTAGGGCGGTGGCCTTGGTCCTCCTCTTCCTCCTGGTCAAGGGCCCTGAGGATGCGGCTAAGGTCCTCCTCCTGCAGGGCGGAGCCTCCTTAGGGGCCACGGCCCTGGCCCTTTGGCTGGCCTACCGGGAGGTCCCTTGGGTGTGGCCGCGGCTTCCCTTGGTGGCCCAGGCCCTGCGCACGGGCTTTAGCCTTTTCCTCTTCCGGGGGGCGGTGAGCCTGTACACCCTGGGCAACACCTTTATCCTAGGCCTCCTGGCCCCGCCCCAGGCGGTGGGGTATTACGCGGGGGCCGAGAAGATCAGCAAGGCCTTTTTGGGCCTCTTCTCCCCCATCGGCCAGGCCCTGTATCCCCGGATCGGCCACCTGGTCCACGAGGGAAGGGAGGGGGTGAGGGAAGCAGCCCGCCTGGCCCGCGGCGGGCTATACCTCCTGGGCCTAGGAGGGGTGGCCTTGGGGGCTTTCGTGTGGCTTTCCGCTCCCCTCCTGGTGCGGGTTCTGCTGGGGGCGGGGTACGAGGAGGCGGTCCCCGTGTTGCGGATCCTGGCCTTCCTCATCCCCCTAATAGCCTTGAGCCAGGTCCTGGGCATCCAGTGGATGCTCCCCCAGGGCATGGACCGCCCCTTTAACGCCATCATCATGGGGGCTGGGCTTTGGAACCTGGCCCTGGCCCTCCTCCTGGCCCCGCGGCTACAGCACCTGGGCATGGCCATGGCGGTGGTGGTGGCGGAGGTCTGGGTCACAGTGGCCATGTGGGTCTACCTCAGGCGGCGGGGGAAGGACCCCTTGACCTTGGCCAAGGGGGGAGAGGCGTGA
- the glf gene encoding UDP-galactopyranose mutase, which yields MKVDYLIVGAGFTGATLAERIARELDRKVLVVDRRLHIGGNAYDEYDSHGVLVHRYGPHIFHTQSKKVWDYLSRFTEWRPYCHRVRAVVEGKEIPLPFSLASLRRLFSERLADRLEEKLLAHFGYGARVPILRLREEEDPDLRFLADYVYKHVFEGYTLKQWGLRPEELSPSVTARVPVLLSYDERYFQDPYQAMPKEGYTALFRRMLSHPNIQVLLGADWKEVEGEVRFHRLIFTGPMDEFFGYAYGPLPYRSLRFVWEHHPKPWFQEVGTVNYPTEYAFTRITEFKHLTGQDYLPHTTVIYEYPEAYTPGENEPYYPVPREENEERLRLYQEEAAKLKTVLFAGRLGDYRYYNMDQAVARALKLFEEVARG from the coding sequence GTGAAGGTGGACTACCTCATCGTCGGTGCCGGCTTCACCGGGGCCACCCTGGCGGAGCGCATCGCCCGGGAGCTGGACCGGAAGGTGTTGGTGGTGGACCGGAGGCTCCACATCGGTGGCAACGCCTATGACGAATACGACTCCCACGGGGTCCTGGTCCACCGCTACGGCCCCCACATCTTCCACACCCAAAGCAAGAAGGTGTGGGACTACCTCTCCCGGTTCACGGAGTGGCGCCCCTACTGCCACCGGGTGCGGGCGGTGGTGGAGGGGAAGGAGATCCCCCTCCCCTTCAGCCTGGCCTCCCTGAGGCGGCTCTTCTCGGAAAGGCTCGCGGACCGGCTAGAGGAGAAGCTCCTCGCCCATTTCGGATACGGGGCCCGGGTGCCCATTCTTAGGCTAAGGGAGGAGGAGGACCCCGATCTGCGCTTCCTGGCAGACTACGTCTACAAGCATGTCTTTGAGGGGTACACCCTAAAGCAGTGGGGCCTGAGGCCCGAGGAACTCTCCCCCTCCGTCACCGCCCGGGTTCCCGTCCTCCTTAGCTACGACGAGCGGTACTTTCAAGACCCCTACCAGGCCATGCCCAAGGAGGGGTACACGGCCCTCTTCCGCAGGATGCTGAGCCACCCCAACATCCAGGTCCTCCTGGGGGCCGACTGGAAGGAGGTGGAGGGGGAGGTGCGCTTCCACCGCCTCATCTTCACCGGCCCCATGGACGAGTTCTTCGGCTATGCCTATGGGCCCCTGCCTTACCGCTCCTTGCGCTTCGTGTGGGAACACCACCCCAAGCCCTGGTTCCAGGAGGTGGGCACGGTGAACTACCCAACCGAGTACGCCTTCACCCGGATCACCGAGTTCAAGCACCTCACCGGGCAGGACTACCTGCCCCACACCACGGTGATCTATGAGTACCCGGAGGCCTACACTCCGGGGGAAAACGAACCCTACTACCCGGTCCCCCGGGAGGAGAACGAAGAGCGGCTGAGGCTATACCAGGAGGAGGCGGCCAAGCTGAAGACCGTCCTCTTTGCCGGAAGGCTTGGGGACTACCGCTACTACAACATGGACCAGGCGGTGGCCAGGGCTTTGAAGCTCTTTGAGGAGGTGGCCCGGGGATGA
- a CDS encoding D-glucuronyl C5-epimerase family protein — MFLGKSYWHVPQGLGKEFAPGKLSGYFNDLTAKTQWRGPVDERGLPLNEVGGKRLYFATTLFQKALGHWDLWLASNERNETHRSAFLRIAQWALKTQDEHGGWPLWPLLGLHYVSRYSAMTQGQGISVLVRAYRTTGDVSYLDAARRALAPMRVPLDRGGTCRIVPEGCVLEETPSDEYRAILNGWVFALFGLYDYLLVEDVDDVRSMLEETLSALVAYLPKYNAGYWSYYDLSGHLASPFYHQLHIAQLQALALAFPIYVGVFRTIEERFQWQLRHPVCKIRAVATKAVQKLRNPPEVVLK, encoded by the coding sequence ATGTTCCTCGGCAAAAGCTACTGGCATGTGCCCCAAGGCCTTGGAAAGGAGTTTGCTCCCGGGAAGCTTTCTGGGTACTTTAATGATCTCACGGCCAAAACCCAGTGGAGAGGGCCTGTGGATGAACGGGGGTTGCCCCTGAACGAGGTTGGAGGGAAGCGCCTCTATTTCGCCACCACGCTTTTTCAGAAAGCGTTGGGTCACTGGGATCTCTGGCTAGCCTCAAACGAAAGGAATGAGACCCACCGTTCTGCGTTCCTCAGGATTGCCCAGTGGGCCTTGAAAACCCAAGATGAGCATGGGGGTTGGCCCCTTTGGCCCCTACTCGGTTTGCACTATGTCTCACGGTACTCCGCCATGACCCAAGGCCAAGGCATTTCAGTGTTGGTGCGGGCCTACCGGACAACAGGGGACGTTTCGTATTTGGATGCAGCGCGGCGCGCCCTGGCACCTATGAGGGTTCCTCTGGATAGAGGGGGCACTTGTAGGATCGTTCCGGAGGGATGCGTGTTAGAAGAGACTCCCTCGGATGAGTATAGGGCCATACTGAACGGCTGGGTTTTTGCCTTATTTGGTCTTTATGACTACCTACTTGTGGAAGATGTTGATGACGTTCGCAGCATGTTGGAGGAGACCTTGAGCGCTTTGGTGGCCTATCTCCCGAAATATAACGCAGGTTATTGGTCCTATTATGACCTTTCCGGGCACTTGGCTAGTCCTTTTTATCATCAGCTCCATATAGCACAGTTACAGGCGCTGGCGCTTGCCTTCCCAATATACGTGGGTGTGTTTCGCACCATTGAAGAGAGGTTTCAGTGGCAGCTTAGACACCCTGTTTGCAAAATACGAGCCGTGGCGACGAAGGCTGTGCAGAAACTTCGTAACCCTCCAGAGGTGGTTCTCAAGTGA